The window CTGCTGTGATGTAGTCTATTTTGTTTATTGCTGTCGTTACTGCCTGTGTCAGTAAATTACTGGTCGTACCTGCATTAGAGTTAAACGGTACTGCTGAAATAGTTATTGCTAAACTTAATACAACTATGAAAGTTAAAATCCTCCTCATGGTTTTAACCCCTGCTTCTGTTAACTCTAATTTCATTATATCACGCCAACTATCCTTTCAGCCAAAAAAGGAAATGTGACGTCCTTACCTCAGCAGGCTCAGGATGACTGCAAAGCTCAAAAGTTTTCTCATGGCTATATCAACTCCTTTTGCTAAAGTTTTTTCTCATTATAGTTATACCATGATTTTGAAATTTGCTACACAGAAATTTTGTCTGCTAAAAAACAAAAAGCCACGGCAAATTTACTTCCTAACTTTTGCCGTGGCTAACTTCCTTTTGATTTTACTTACCTTCGTTTTACTCATCTAAAAAATTTGACACTCTGTATAAAAGGGTAGGGAATACAACTGCTACATAGACCGTAAGTGGTTGAAATATCAGGAATACATCTTTGCAAAACTAAATCACGAAAAAGACAGAGTAGTTAAAAGCAAAAAATCTCAGTGTATCAATGGTTAGCAGAGCAAGATACAACAGCAAATTTACCAGGAACCATACTCCAACAGCAAATGAAATTTTTCAAAGTACTGTTTTAAGCATTTTCCCACCTTCCCCAACCTGTTATTTTGGATTCTGCGCTTGTTGCAGTATCTGTTGAGCTCTTTCTAACTGGTTGGGGAAGAGGTCTGGTGGAACATATTCTTTACCCAGTTTTTGTGCGACTATCCATCTTGCACAGCTTTCCTTACCTTCTCCTTGTCCCAGACAATACCTTCTTTTGTAGAGTTGAGCAATTGCAGGCATATTAGCCATTCTGTCGTTAAAAAATGGACATCCTGTAAGGTTTGGACACTCAGCCATATGATATACCCCCTTCCTTGTGGATTAATTGTTAGCAACAAAGAGCAGGGCTTAAAACCCTGTTGTAACCATTGACTTTTCATGTGTTTTGACGTAATGTATCACAAATACATCGTAATATGGATTACTGAAGACTTTGTGTTTGCTGTAAATTTTCATCACAACCCAGCGCAGGAGACTCCATCCTCTTTAAGATGGAGAGGAATGCGCTGTTTCCTGGTTAACCAAACTGTGCAATTTTGCACAGCCGTCCCTGTCCCAAGAAACAGGAACTCGCACCCTTACAGGTCTTCCCCACTTGCCCTGAAATCAAAAGCGATTTCAAGACAGACATATCACGCAGGACTCTGTCAGGGGAAAGTAGACTTACCACCGCTACCCTGAGAACTTGCCAGAGATTGTGGTCCTCACCACACAACTACCCGCACTTGTTCCATCCAGAGACACAAATAGCCTCCCTGGCTCACCCCCAGAGCTTTGTAAAATCCCTATCACCCTATCTATCGCTTTGAGTTGCTCTCTCCTAACGTTCGGGTTCTTAACTACCTTCTTTACGTATTCCTTTAGATCTTCCAGGCTGTTTGTATCAAGCCTACCAAGAAGCAGCATATAATTTGTGCGGTATCCTTTCTCTCAAGCCAAGTCCTCTTCGCGCTATTACATACCCTGCCGCAATATCCTTGCTCACCATATACTGCGGTGCATACTTCAACATCCCTATCACAGAAGTATACGCCGGGTCTACTTCTATAACCTCTATCCCTTCTCGCTTTGCCAGAAGTTTCACCTTCTCCAAAAGTGACCTGCTCCCAAAATAGTGTCTTATCCGTCTTGATTTTCTACCTGAAAAGTCGCCTCTTCTGCCCCTGTCCTGTATGCTAAGACTCTCTATCACTATCGCTTTTTGCTTCTCTTTCGCCATTTGTACTATCATGTGTGCATACTGCCACCTGTAATACTCCCTCTTGCTTGAGCTCCCACTCTCAAGCTTCTCAAGTGGTATTCTGCCATATCCCAGAAGCTGTCCATGCTCATCTGTTTCTACCCATGCAACATTCTTTGGATATGCGTTAGTGTCTATCCCTATAACTCCATTCACTTTTGTTATCTTAGCCTTTGGAAATTCCTCTTCAACAGTGAAATAGGCATATACTACACCACTTTTAAGTTTCAGCTCAGCAGAATAAGGCTGTCCAGAAATACTTATCGCCTCAAGAAGTTGATTCCTATCAATATACGTTCCATCTTTCATCTTCCATCCAGGCTGTATCGTCGCATATACATAATCCCTTTCTCCCACGCTGATTCTAAGTCTTGCACAATCTTCACCTGTCTCAATCCTTGTATTGAGATTCCCTTTCTTGCTCCTGTCTCCTCTTGAGTACAGATTCCCCTTCCTTTTCTCCTGCCACTTTCGTTGAAGTTTCCTATATACCTTGCCGTTTATGTGTCGCCTCCTTAGTTTTTCAAAAAGTTGCCTACCACCAAAAATGACCTTTTCAGGATTTTCTCCTCTTTCTTTGCATGAGGTCAAAATGCTTTTTGCTTTCATTATTGCATCATCAACGTATCGGGAATTAAGATTGAAAATTCCCTGCAGCTCTCTTTTGAGTTCATCCCTTTTATGCCCTTCTAGCAGTCTTTTGTATGCATACCTCATACAAGAGGACCATCTTCTCATAAGGTCTAATACCTTTTGCTTATCTTCGCTGCTGTCAAAAATTAGCTTCGCCTGAACTGTTACCACCTCTTTGTCCATAAATCCTCGCTGCAAAAGATGTTACTATCGCTATTAAGTCCTCTGCCAGTTCTCTGTTAATTTCTTCTTCGTTTCCTCTGCCATTTAACACTACAAGTTCTACCCCAAAACTCTCCATGAAAAACTTAAGATATTCAAATCTAAACCTTGCAAGCCTGTCAGGATACTCTATTACAACTTTTGTAACTTCTCCTCTTTTGATTTTGTTCAAAAGTTTTAATAGTCCTCTCCTGTTTTCATCTACTTTGCTGGCTATTTCAGATATAACTTCATACTGCCAACCTTGCAACTTGGCATTTTCTTCAAGTCTTCTAATTTGGTTTTTAAGGTACTCTTCTTGCTTTTTAGTGGAGACTCTTGCATACAAAACAACGGTTGGTTTTGGTTTTTCCTCTATCATACCCAGTAGTTTTTCTATGTCTTCTTTTTTATACCTTCTCCTTCCCATAGGTAGCCTGAGAGGTGTTATTAACCCTTCCTTCTCCCAGTTTATTAGTGTTCTTCGGCTGATACTCTATATCTTATTAACCTTTTGCACACTTAGCAATATCTAACATCACCTGATTAAAATTATACCTTTTTGCATTGTTATTTTCAACTGTTGTGACCTCCTCTGTATAAAAAATAACAGGGAAGGTAAAATGCCTTCCCTGTCTACTGTGGATATATATTTCTCTCAATAGACCATGTAAGGCTTGCGTCGCTTGTCCTAAAAATACCAATTCGGGGTGTTGCATTTAAGTAACTTACCTGGGCAGTAAAGCTTAGCTTTCCGTCTGCTGTCAGCACACAGTTCTCTATTTTCTTTTCTCTGAGGTGTAAAATTCTGTATATCTTTGTTTTGTCGGGGCCGGGTGGGTCTACTAATGTGGCTGTGAACGTGTTTACAGGCACGTTGTCTTTTACAAGTGTGTTGACCTCAAATGACTGATCGTCTATTTTTACTTCAAACGGGAAAAATATTTTGCTGTCTGTTAATGAGTTGTAGTTTATAGCAGAGATATTTGATTCTTCAGATGGGTTTGACCTTCCTGCTTTTTCAAACATGAAATATACTGTGTAACTTATAGAGTTCTGACCAATTTGTAGATTTTCAATTTTGTAAGGCGATTCGTACCTTATTCCTGCATTTCTGTACCTTACAACTCTTGCATATGGGTCTTTGAAACTGACTCCTGTTGCAGGTACAAACTCAAGGTTGTAACCTTTGAGAACTACTGCAGTGTATGAGTTTCCCTCAGCATCGTATTCTGTTTTTGTATCGTAAACAGGCACTTTTCTGTAGTATCCAATGTCCCATATTCTGACATCTATTTTCTTGACTTTGTCAGTTAAGAGGTGTTTTTGAGCTAACAAAAAATAACAAAGTCTTAATTTATGCGGGTTTCAAGAAGAGAAAAATAAAAAATTTTAAAAAATGTAGGGACAAATTTTAGCTTAATATATACTGAATTTGCTTGACTTTTTAAATATTTTGTGGTACAATATAACAAACTATCTTCAAGGAGTTGCCATATGTTTGTCAAAATTACTAATGCTGGCGGTTATCAGTATGTTAGGTTAGTCGAAAATTACCGTGAAAATGGTAAAGTAAAGCAAAGAGTACTATTTAACTTTGGTAGACTTGATATTCTCAAAGATGACCCCGCTTTTAAAAACATTGTAAAAAAACTATCTGATATTGTCGCTGAAACAACTACTGAGAATGCAAAAGCTGTTACTATTGAATCTGAAGAAGATATTTCGGATGCAGTTGTAAAAAACTGGGGATACATTGTATACAGAAAGTTATGGCAGGAGCTTGAAATTGATAAGTTTTTAAAAGGGAAAGCAGCAAAAGAGAGAAAGATAAAATTTGATGTAGACAAAGTAAGTTTTTTAATGACCATACAGAGATTGATAGAGCCAATGAGCAAACTAAGAACTTATCATCAGAGAAGCAAATATTTTGGATTTGAAGAGGATATAGATTTGAATCAATTGTACAGGTGTTTAGATTTTCTTGACAGTGTAAAAGAAGATTTAGAGACATACCTGTATCAGAGAAATAAAGACTTATTTAAGATGGTAGTTGATGTAGTGTTTTATGATGTGACGACAATATACTTTGAGAGTTGTAGAGCGGATGAACTTAAAAATTTTGGGTTTAGCAAAGACAACAAGGTAAATGAAGTGCAAGTTGTATTAGGGCTTTTGGTGGACAAAGAAGGCAGACCGATAGGGTATGAACTTTTTCCTGGTAATACGATAGATAGCAAGACGATGGTAAAGATACTGAGGAAGCTGAAGGAAAAATTTAGTATAGATAAGATAATAATAGTAGCAGACAAAGGGCTTAACAGCAGAATAAATTTAAAGATGATAAAAGAAGCTGGGTACGACTATATAGTAGCAAGCAGATTAAAGAATGCAAGTAAAGAAATTTTAGATGAAGTTTTTAATGAAGAAGGATATAAAAGACTTGATGGCAAAAGATGTTTGAATGCTGAAGAAATTTATGGTGATGAATTCAAATATAAGGTATTGGAAAGAACAAATATTGTCAAGGATGAAGAGGGTAAAGAGTTCAAAATAGAAGAGAATTTGATAATAACGTATTCAAGCAAGAGAGCCAAGAAAGACAAAGAAGACA is drawn from Caldicellulosiruptor naganoensis and contains these coding sequences:
- a CDS encoding IS607 family transposase, with the translated sequence MSRRTLINWEKEGLITPLRLPMGRRRYKKEDIEKLLGMIEEKPKPTVVLYARVSTKKQEEYLKNQIRRLEENAKLQGWQYEVISEIASKVDENRRGLLKLLNKIKRGEVTKVVIEYPDRLARFRFEYLKFFMESFGVELVVLNGRGNEEEINRELAEDLIAIVTSFAARIYGQRGGNSSGEANF
- a CDS encoding IS1634 family transposase, whose protein sequence is MFVKITNAGGYQYVRLVENYRENGKVKQRVLFNFGRLDILKDDPAFKNIVKKLSDIVAETTTENAKAVTIESEEDISDAVVKNWGYIVYRKLWQELEIDKFLKGKAAKERKIKFDVDKVSFLMTIQRLIEPMSKLRTYHQRSKYFGFEEDIDLNQLYRCLDFLDSVKEDLETYLYQRNKDLFKMVVDVVFYDVTTIYFESCRADELKNFGFSKDNKVNEVQVVLGLLVDKEGRPIGYELFPGNTIDSKTMVKILRKLKEKFSIDKIIIVADKGLNSRINLKMIKEAGYDYIVASRLKNASKEILDEVFNEEGYKRLDGKRCLNAEEIYGDEFKYKVLERTNIVKDEEGKEFKIEENLIITYSSKRAKKDKEDRERLVRKAKELLENKGSITALEKKGARKYLKKKSKSEEYVLDEEAIKRDEKFDGYYAIQTSKKDMDVEEVLGAYHDLWKIEQSFRVMKSCLEVRPIYHFTESRIKGHFVICFLAFLLQRTLEYILRRKGKGISSERIMEAIYSMNFFEIEIKGKKYLIKQKIEGEAGDILNVMKIKGPKNFMTYEEGLEFIGISK